CCAGTAGTCTTTGGACGGCGAATTGTCGCCTGGGGTATGCAGCGCCTTGCACAGCGTATCCGAGAGGTTGAGCGTGAGAACATCTATACCGAGTACAGCTCCCGAGTTGGCGAAATCATCATCGGCGAAATCTACCAAGTCCGGCGCGGCGACGTCCTGGTGCTCCACGATAAAGTGGAGATGCGATTGCCACGGGAGGAGCAAATTCCGGGTGAACGCTACCGTAAGGGAGCAACCCTGCGCGCCCTCATTAAGGAGGTCCGTCCTACCGGTGGCCCTGGCGGGATGCCCGACATTATCCTCTCCCGCGCTGATGACCGCTTCTTCAAGCAGCTCTTCGAGCTTGAAATCCCTGAGGTATACGACGGCGTAGTAGAGATTAAGGCTGTCGCCCGTGAACCCGGAGAACGAGCAAAGGTTGCCGTTATCTCCCACGACGACCGTGTGGATCCTGTCGGTGCCTGTGTTGGTATGAAGGGCATCCGCATCCATGCCATCGTCCGGGAGCTTAACAATGAAAACATCGACGTCATCGAGTACTCTCCAGACCCTGCCACCTTCATTGCGCGGGCACTCCAGCCAGCTCGTGTCCTCAGCGTGGAAGTCCACCCCGAAACGCGGAGTGCCACTGTGGTGGTCCCCAACGACCAAGTAGCCTTAGCTGTTGGGCGCAACGGCCACAACGTACGTTTAGCTAGCAAGCTAACCGGATACGCTATCACCCTCGTCAAGGAAACTCCGGAAGACATCGAATTGTTTGAGTTCCGGGAAGAATTGGGCCGGGAGCTCTACGAACGCCTTATTGAAGCTGGCATTGATACTGCACGAGAGTTCTTGGAGGCTGACCCCGAGAAACTCCTACGTATACCAGGTATGACCAAGGACCTCCTCTTGGAACTCCGCCAGCTGATGCTTGAGGAGTTCGATGAGCAAGAGGATCCGGCCATACGGGAACGCATCCTAGCACTAGAGCTCTCCACCACCCTGGAAACTGTAGATAGCAGCCCCACTCTGGAGTCAGCATCCACAACCCCGACAGCATCAGAGGCTGCATCACTGGCTCCTCAGCGCCGCTCTATCCTGGAGGTAGAGGACGTCCGTGAGGTCTTCGCAGAAGAACAAAGCCGCGACTATGGCGGTGGACGGGACGAAGAAGGAGAAGATGAAGAAGAGCGCTACCGACTCTCCGACGAGCTGCCGTATAGCGATAGTGAAGACGAGCACACTGCATAGCAGTCGCTGCCCATGACGGAATTGCACGACATCCAGGCCCCTGTCAAGCTCTTTCGGATCGCCAAGCTGCTGGAAGTGAGCAAGGATACCATCGTGGAGTTCCTCCACTCCCGAGGATACCAGATTGCCAACAAGCCAACGGCAGAGCTGGATGAGCAGATGCTCCAGCTTGTGCTGGACAAGTTCCGAAAAGACCTAGCGAACGCGGAGAAGCGCCGAGAGAAGACGGAAAAAGTCCTGCGCCCTACGGAGCGCCAGCCAGTGAAGCGCTCGAGAACCGAGGTACCGGCCGCGGAGACCGTAGAAGCAGCTATTCCAGAAGAGCCCATCCTCCTAGAGGCCGTAACAGAAGAGGAACAGTCCCCTCTAAGTCCAGCCAAAGCCATACCCACCCCTGAAGGACCTTCCCCATTCTCCCTCCCAGAAGTGCTCGCAACTGAGCCCGAGCCTTCCACGGAAGTCCCCTCTGTTGTTCCTGAAGTGGCACCCAGTCAGGAACAGATTGGTATAGCGGAAGCTATCGCCTCCGAAGCTCCCACTGAAGAACCTGCCCAAACGCCCGTTGCAGAACAGCCGATTCCCGAGATTTCGACAGACCTTCCTCTCACCCAACCTTCAGAGCGCCGTCGTGAGGTCATCTCTGTAACCCCCGAGGGGACCATTAGCAGCTCCCCGACCACCACTGGTGGACTCCGAATCATCGGCAGGATAAGCTTACCAACGGAGGACCGGACACTCAGACGAGCCCGATCCAAAGGCAGAGCGACCTCCGCACCTACCCGCTCCCAAGTAGGAGAATCACCTCACCGGCCCACGAGGCAGCCAACGCAACCTGAGCGGCGCGAGGAGCAGCGCCCACGACCAGGTGCCCCAGGAAGTCCAAAGAAGGCCGAAAGAACGGCTCCCTCCATTCCTCTCCTACCTTCCCTTCCGGGGCCGCTATCTCCTCAGGCCCCGCCGAAACCTAAGAGTACCCAGCGCCGTAAGCTCACCCTTGGCGAAGAGACCGTCCCTAAGAGGCGCCGTCGGCGCATCTTGGAGGAGATTAGCCAAGAGGAGCTCGAGGAGGTCATTCGCCAAACCCTGATCGGTGCGGAAGAGACGGGCCTGCAGTTGCGGGCCCGTGTACGCCAGAAACGTCGGGCAGAACGCGAGGAGAAACGTCGGGAAGAAGAGGTCCGGCAGTCCCGGATCCTGTATACGACAGAGTTCCTCACCACAGCTGAGCTGGCTCAGCTCCTTGGGGTCCAGGCCTCGGAGATCATCAGCAAGTGCATGCAGCTAGGCCTCATGGTCACCATCAACCAGAGGCTCGACCGTGACACCATTACGCTGATTGCTGCTGACTACGGCTATGAGGTACACTTCCAAGACGTCGAGGAGGCAGGTGAGCTCGTGGATGAGCCCGATCCGCCAGAGAGCCTTCGTCCTCGACCACCAATTGTTACAGTCATGGGTCATGTAGACCATGGCAAGACCACTCTACTGGATTACATTCGCCAGACGAACGTCGTCGCCGGCGAGGCCGGTGGCATCACCCAGCACATCGGGGCATACCAAGTCACGCTTCCCGACGGACGACTCATCACCTTCCTCGATACTCCGGGACACGAGGCCTTCACTGCCATGCGTGCTCGTGGGGCCCAGGTGACCGACATCGTGGTCTTGGTCGTTGCTGCAGATGATGCTGTCATGCCCCAGACTGTGGAGGCTATCAACCACGCTCGCGCAGCAAATGTCCCGATCATTGTGGCGATTAACAAGATCGACAAACCCGAGGCAAATCCCGACAGAATCCGTCAGCAACTGGCCGAGCACGACATCCTGGTAGAAGAGTGGGGCGGGCGCTACCAGTCCGTGGAAATCTCCGCACTGACGGGCAAGAACGTGAACGTGTTGCTGGAGAAAATCCTCCTGGAAGCTGAGCTGCTGGACCTCCGTGCCAACCCCGACCGCCCTGCTCGCGGTACCATCATTGAAGCCCATCTCGATAAGGGCAAAGGCCCTGTAGCAACTGTCATCGTGCAGAACGGGACCCTACGGATCGGAGACGTCTTCGTAGCAGGACTCCAGTATGGGCGTGTACGTGCGCTCTACGATGAGCGGGGGAACCGCTGTGAAAGCGCTCCACCCTCCACCCCCATCCAGGTAGCAGGCTTCGACGGGCTTCCTGAAGTCGGCGATAAACTTGTCGTCGTTGACGACGAGCGCTTAGCGCGGCAGATCGCTTTGCGCCGCCAGCAGCTAAAGCGCCAGCAGTCTATGCAGCGCGCCCGTTCCATTACCTTGGGCGATCTCTCGCAGCGGATTTCCGAAGGGCATATCCGTGAACTCCGGCTTGTTCTGAAAGCTGATGTCATGGGTTCGGTCGAGGCTCTGACGAATGCCCTCCTTCGACTCTCAACCGACGAAGTCCGGGTCAATCTCCTCCATGCTGGGGTTGGGGCCATCACGGAGGCAGACGTCATGCTAGCAGCCGCGTCTGAAGCCGTTGTCATCGGCTTCCAAGTCCAGCCTACAGCCGCAGCCCGCAAAGTGGCTGAGGCCGAAGGGGTGGAGATCCGCACGTACCGCATCATCTACGAGTGCCTGGACGACGTCAAGCGAGCGTTGGAAGGGTTGCTCAGCCCAGAGGTCAAGGAGGAAATTCTCGGACATGCAGAAGTCCGGCAAGTCTTCCACATCAGCCGGATCGGGACCGTTGCCGGCTGCTATGTCACCGACGGAGTCATTCAGCGAAATGCCCGAGCCCGAATCCTCCGTGAAGGCTTGCCCATCCATACCGGTACAATTGAGTCCTTGAAGCGCTTCAAAGAGGACGTCCGAGAAGTTGCAGCCGGTTATGAGTGTGGGCTCATGGTCTCCGGCTTCGAAGACTTCCGCGAAGGGGACATCATAGAGACCTTCAGGCTAGTCGAGCAAAAGCGGAGCCTATCCGTCTAACCGACATCGCGGGAAGGAAGGAGGATGTCGATTAGGGCTGAGCGCGTTGGCAGCCTCCTACAGGAGGTTTTAAGCGAGCCGCTGCGCAAACTTGCCGGGGAGATCTCACCGAAACTCTTGCTAACGGTGGCCCGAGTGCAGATGAGCGGGGACCTGCGATATGCGACCGTGTATGTCAGCATCTACGGCGCTCCTATTCCACCAGAGCAGGTACTCCATCGCCTCCAGCAAGAGCAACGGAAGCTCCGAGGGTACATTGCTCAGCACACGCATCTGCGCTACATCCCAGAGCTCCGCTTCCGGCACGACACTTCTGCTGCTCATGCAGAACGCATCACCGAGCTCCTCAACCGACTCCGGCAGCAGGAGTCAGCACGGGAAGAGGAGAACAGAAACGATGGTGATGTCCAGAATTGAGGGACTCCCCTTCTTACGACGCTCCACGCTGGACCAACTCCCTGAATGGCTCTCCGTAGCTTGTTCCGTCGGAGCTTTCATCCTCTTAGACAAGCCTCGCTACTGGTCCTCGTTCGATACTGTGCGCTTCCTGCGCCGCCTCTTAGGGCTACGCCGCATTGGGCATGCCGGTACACTGGATCCTTTAGCAACTGGCCTCCTCATTCTGGGAATCGGGCGGGCAACGCGGCTACTCCCAACCTTCCAGCGTATGCCGAAGACTTACGTAACCCGGATGAAGCTAGGTGCTATCACTGCTACCGACGATGCCGAGGCTCCGGAGCAACCCATCTGCTCCGAGCTTACCGTGACCGAGGCAGAGTTCCGTCAGCTCCTGGAACGCTTCCGAGGCACTATCGAGCAAGTACCCCCGCAGTACTCCGCCGTACACCACGGCGGGAAGCGACTCTACGAATTAGCTCGCGCCGGTATCTCTGTCTCTCCTCTCCCACGCACTGTCCACATCGCCGAACTGGAGCTCACGCGGTGGGAACCGCCCTTTGCGGAGCTCTTCACCGTCTGCTCAACAGGCACCTATGTCCGAGCACTCGTCCGGGACCTTGGGGCAGCGGCAGGGTGTGGCGCGTATGTCGTAGAGCTACGCCGATTGGCAATCGGCCCCTACCACGTTGACGATGCAGTGTCACCAGACGAACTCTCACAGGCGATTGCTCAACAGCATGCGCGTCTACACCCACTGGTCTGACGTCCCCAAACATTCCCAAGGACGGCTTGCAACCGTTGGGACCTTCGACGGGGTCCACCGTGGGCATCAAGCCTTGCTGGAGTACCTCTGCCGAAGGGCACAGGAGCTGGCTCTCACAGCGTGTGTCGTGACTTTTGAGCCCCATCCCCAAATGGTCTTAGGCAGGCGGCCCCCGATTGGCATTCTCACGCCACTTCCAGCCAAACTGGAGCACTTTCGGCAAATTGGAATTGCCGAGGTCGTTGTAGCTCCCTTCACAACAGAGCTGGCCCGTACATCGGCGGAGGAGTTCGTCCATCACTACCTCCTGGGAATCCTTGGCATACGGGGCATTGTGGTCGGACACGACCACATGTTTGGACACGAGCGCCGTGGTAACCTAGAACTCCTTCAGCAGCTGGGACAGGCACTTGGGTTCATCGTAGAGCATTTCCCGCCCTTCATCGTCGACGGCATCACCGTCAGCAGCAGCACAATCCGACGCGCCCTACAGCAGGGGGACGTAGAGACGGCAGCGAAGCTCCTAGGATACCCGTACACCGTCTGCGGCACCGTCGTCCGAGGGGATGGGCGTGGACGCCGTTTGGGCTTTCCTACGGCCAATCTCCAAGTAGAGGCCCCAGAGCAGCTTCTACCTGCCCACGGGGTCTACATTGCCACTACGCAGATCGCTGGCAGGCCTTATGCAGGCCTTGTGAGTTACGGGGTCCGTCCCACCTTTGGCAACGACCTCCCACCACAGTTAGAGCTCTACGTGCTGGATTTCTCTGGCTCCCTGTACAATCAGCGGCTTTGTGTTTCGTTTTGGGCCCGTGTACGAGCAGAGCTCCCCTTCCCCACACCCGAAGCACTGCAGGAGCAGATGGAGCGGGACGAGGCCTACTGCCGTACATGGATTGCCGAACATCGCCTCTTGGAGCAAAGTCCCACAGTCGTGAGTCAGCCTATCCATGGTGACCAAGGAACGGAAAGCTGAGCTCATCCAACAGTTCGGTGGCAGTCCAACGAACACGGGTGCTGTGGAAGTCCAGGTAGCACTGCTGACGGAACGCATCCGGAATCTTACCGAGCACCTGGAAAAGCACAAAAAGGACCACCACAGCCGCCGTGGGCTTATCCTGATGGTCAGCAAGCGGCGTCGCCTACTGCGCTACCTTGCACGTACTGACTGGGAGCGGTATCAGCGGCTCTTACAGGCACTCGAACTACGGAAGTAAGTCCCACTCGCCCAGAATGGACACATTGCTGCCATGGAAGTGGAACTCCCAAGGAACCTGGCTGAGGCTATTGCAGAGGACACCGATGACATCCAAGTGACAACTGCCGAAGACGGCTCCGTCCGAGTCAGCACCACCATCAACGGCCGCCCCTACGAGATAGAGACTGGGCTCTACGCCTCACAGGCTGATGCTGCTGTTATGGTCCGGCATGGGGACACGATGGTGCTGGTAACGGTCTGCAGCGCTGACCAGCCTCTGTCGGCTGTTGATTTCCTACCGCTGACGGTGGACTACCGAGAGAAATCCTCCGCTGCAGGCAAGATCCCAGGAAGCTTCCATCGCCGCGAAGGGCGGCCGACCGACAAGGAAATCCTCTCAGCCCGCCTCATTGACCGCTCCTGCCGCCCTCTCTTCCCAAAGCAGTGGCGCTACGAGACCCAAATCATGGCTACGGTCTTCTCGTACGACCGGGAGATCGATGGCGATACGCTTGGGGCAACAGGGGCATCAGCAGCTCTACTGCTCTCCTCTATTCCTTTTGCCGGCCCTATCTCGCAGGTCCGCATCGGGCGGGTGGACGGGGAATTCATCGTTAACCCCACCCTGAGCCAACTGGAGGCCTCTGACATGGACATCGTCGTTGCTGGCACCGATAGCTCGATTGTGATGGTCGAAGGTAGTGCCAAGGAGATCTCTGAAGCAGACTTCATAGCAGCCCTGGAAGCTGCCCAAGAGCCTATTCGCCGGTTGAATGCATTACAGCGCCGATTAGCTACTCTGCGAGGACAACCGAAGCGTGAGCTCCCTCCTGAGCTCATCCCAGAAGAGCTTCGAAGTTTCATTGCCGGACTTGTGGAATCAGAGATCCAAAGCTTCATTCGCCAAACCACAACGAAGGAGCAGCGCTCCGCGTGGCGGAAGGAATTGCGGGAGCGCATCCTGACAGCAGTTGCCGAAGTCGCTGCGGCTGACCATCCGGAGTGGCAGTCGCTTCCGTTGGAACCCCTCGTCAATGCGGTACTCACGGAGCTCGAACGCCACGAAGTACGGCAGATGATCCTCACCGAGGGACGCCGCCTGGATGGCCGTACCCCGAACCAGATCCGTCCTATCCTCTGCCGGGCTGGGGTCCTCCCTAGAACACACGGCTCTGCCTTCTTCATGCGGGGGGAGACCCAGAGCTTAGCCAGCGTGACCTTAGGCACCAAAGGGGACGAACTCATCATCGATGGGCTGCTACCGACGTATACGCGCCGCTTCATGTTCCACTACAACTTCCCACCCTACAGCACTGGTGAGATCCGGCGTCCTGGTCCTCCATCGCGTCGCGAGGTAGGGCATGGCAACTTAGCTGAGCGGGCGTTGGAACCCTTGCTGCCCTCGGAAGAGCAGTTTCCCTACACCATACGGGTGGTCTCCGACATCCTCTCCTCCAACGGCTCCTCCTCCATGGCTAGCGTCTGCGCTGGTAGCTTAGCGCTCTTCGATGCTGGGGTCCCGATGAAGCGAGCTGCCGCTGGCATCGCCATGGGGCTCATCGTTGAAGGAGACCGAGTTGCGATCCTCTCCGACATCTTGGGCGATGAAGACCATCTGGGCGACATGGACTTCAAAGTTGCCGGCACCGCTGTCGGCATCACCTCGTGCCAGATGGACATTAAGATCGAGGGCCTCTCGCTGGAGCTTATGGTCCGGGCTCTGGAACAGGCCCGTCAAGCCCGGTTGGAGATCCTGGAGATCATGAACCGGGAGCTTCCCCAACCTCGCCCGCAGCTCTCCCCATATGCTCCGCGGCTGATGATGCTTACCATCCCTGTAGAGACAATCGGGCTCGTCATCGGTCCTGGTGGGGAGACCATCCGGCGGATCGTGCAAGAGACTGGAGCAGAAATCAACATTGAGCAGGACGGGCGCGTCATCATCGCTGCCCCGTCAGAGGAAGCGCTGCAGAAAGCAGCTGCTTACATCCAGGGGCTGACGCAACAGCCGGAAGTTGGTCAAGTCTACTCCGGCATCGTCCGGGAAATCCGTGAGGGCCTGGGGGCGATTGTAGAGTTCCTCCCACGCCGACTGGGACTACTCCACATCTCGCAGATCGACTACCGCCCCTTCAACACCATCTCGGAAGTGCTCAAAGTCGGTGATGTAATCGACGTGAAGCTCATCGAGATCCAGCCAGACGGGAAGTTCCGGCTGAGCCGTAAAGCCTTACTTCCTCCTCAGCAACACCACGGACGTGGTAGACCTGAACAGCCAAGGCGGAGTAACGGCGGTGAACGGCGCCACGGCGGCAGTCCGCCCCACGGCCGACCGCGATTCTGAGAGACTACGCCACACTCTGGAGCCGCTGCTCTACAATCTGCTGCACTTCGTATGCGAAGGTGGTTGTACTGAGGGGCTTGACGATGTAGGCGTCGAACCCCTGCTGAAGGTAACGCTGCCGGTCGCTCTCTTGGGTCAACCCCGTGACAGCAATAACAGGAATATCCCACCCATTCGGCAAGGAGCGCACAGCCTTGACGATCTCCACTCCATGCCCGTCGGGCAAAATGAGATCGCTGAGCACGACTACCGGTCTGTGCTGCGCTAACCACTGTAAGGCTTCCCCGATTCGACCGAATGCGACAACAAGGAAGCCAGCCTTCGTCAGCAGGACCTCAATGAGCTTCCGTGTCGGAGGGCTATCCTCAACGACGCAGGCTAGTGGAGGCTGTCCCATCCTCCGGTAGCCCACTATTCTACAACGATGATCTCAACACGCCGATTCCGGAGTCGCCCTTCCGGAGTCCGGTTATCGGCGATCGGCTGGCGCGCCCCGACACCCGATGCCAGCAGCCGGGAGCGGCTAATACCGCGACGTGCTAGGTACTCCACCACCTGTTGGGCCCGTTGTTCTGAGATCCTCTGCGTCTCCTCCAAGGAGCCGCCGAACTCTTCCGTATGGCCGACGATGCGCACTTCAGCCTGAGGTCGTGCGCGGAGGTAGTCTACCAGTGCATCTAAGTAGCGCTGCAGCTCTGCCGTAAGCCCAGTAGCTGTTGGGCTTGGGTAGCTGAAGCGTTGGACTCGATTCGGGACGATTGTGACCGGCTGGGCCGGACGGGGTGGTGCCGCTTCGGGAGCAGGCTCCACGGATGGCCTCTCAGGGCCGGGGAGGAACTCTCCCTCCAGTTCTTCCTCAGGTGTTGACCCCGGAAGTTCCACTCCCGGCTCTACTGGCACTCGAGCAGCAATGAACGGCACCGCTGTATCAAGCGGTAGTACGCGCTCCTGTATGCGCTCCCAACCGAGCTTAAAGCTCACCCCGGCTCGTATGGCCACAGGGGTCCACGTAGACCCCCATGTCCGCTGCAGCGGCAGCCCTGTCTGGAAGAGGACCACTGGGGTAACGTAGTTCCGCAAGTTCTCCCCGAAGAGCGCCACAAAGATGTCCAATCCCACGCCGACGTGGACACCCAACCACAGCGGCAGGGGCTGCTCATCAAAGAGCCGCCACTCCTCAATCCGCTCCACGTTCTGGAGCGACTGCCGCACCCGCTCCCTCGCGCTCCAGAGGAAGCGTGCATCAGTTCCAACGATGAAATGCAAACCCTCCCAGAAGGTCCCCCGCCACCATCCCGGCGCATAGCGGGCAGAAGCAGAAAGCAGGAGAGAGCGTACTTGAAGCTCTAGCTCATACTGCTGTCTCACGCCACTAGCTACTGGCTCAAATTGCGCACTCCCTCGCCATACCTCCCACGGCAAGAGGAGGAGCGATGCCCCCCACCGCTCCCCTGGCGGATTCCACTCGCCTTGAATCCAGAAGCCCGTTCCAGCTCCTAACCCCCGGCGGAACTCCAGGAGCCCGCGATGTGGAGCATCGGGTACCCGCGGCAGATTCAATCGCCCGAGGTACCCAATCCCAACAGTGCCAATCCCTACCCCAATCCACCACTCCCCCGGACGTCGCTCTCGCACGAGGGTGTCTCCGCTTGGCAGCAGCCACCGCTCGGCAACAGTCCACTCTGGGGCTTGCGCCCAGAGGGTCAGAACGCTCAGTCCGATGAGTCCCCAGCGCCACATCAGTGGACCAACTGTGCTTTGATGATTGCCCGAGAGAGCTCCACTGAGGGGTCATCTACTGGGTAGGCAATGAGCACGATGTCGTAGAGACCTTGTGAAGCATACGCCGGGGTCTGCCACTCCAGCGTATAGCTCCCCCGCTCCATCTCCTGCCGCTCCATGAGTCGAGCCACCACTCCACCCCTGACGTCGTACACCGTGATACTCAGCAGGACGCGGTCCTCCAGGCGGTAGCGGATAGTGGTCGCGTTAGAGAACGGGTTTGGGTCCGCTTGGGCAAAGCTGATGACTGCGTGCGGGATGGTTGCGCATGCCCGCCCGTGGTAGCGGAGCACTCCGTGGAAGTCTGTGCTCCATAGGTCGTAGCAGTACTCCTCACCCCGCTGCTTCGCAGCGTCGGAGTCTACGTAGAGGTAGCTACGTCCCGTGTCACTGGTCCCCAGACCACGCAAGAGAGGGACGCGCTGCCAGTCAGCAACGAGGGCGGAGTCTACAAGCTCCGTCGTGTTGAAGGGACGCCACCAGCGCACCAACACGAAGCCGCGGTTGAAGGCCTCGCTCTGTGTCTGCCAACTCAAGCGCACCTTGCGGTCGCCAATGTACTCAGCCCGGAAATCCCTCACCACATGGGCGGGAACGCGCATCGGTTGGAGGCGATACTCGACCCGGGTCCCCAGTTCCACGTTGTCGTTTGCCCGCACCCACGGTAGGACCTCATCCCGCTGCTTGTATGCAAATGCTTGGTAGTAGGCCAGCGGCTGAGCCCATTCCAGAGTGTGCGGGACGGGCGTACCGTTCGTGGAGAACACCTGGAGCCGGGCTATTCGCATCAGGGTATCCCAAGGGATGAGCTGAGAGGCCTCAAAGCTCTCCGGTCCGTAGACCGTCACTCCCAACCGCGGGCGCGTCCATGCCGTCGCGCCCGGCACTGGCTGCTGGAGCACGAACGGCTCTATCCGGTAGAACGTTGTGTCAACGGAGCTACTCCCTGGGACGACCCGTACCCGAAGCTGTGGCCACGGAGCCGTATCGGGAAGAACGAATGTCAGCGTCGCATTCGCCCATCGCTCCCACTGCAGCGTACGGCGCTGAAGGAACACGTCTACCTCCAACGTATCGGGTACCACTTGAGGGCGCACCACAGCCGTTACTACTGTCCCAGCGGACTGCGCCCATGCTGCCACAGCGCTGAGCAGCAGAAGAGCCCACCGGAAGCCATGCCTGCACTGCATCAGCGCACCACGACCGTGTTCCGATCCCGATTGTTCCAGCCTACGTTGAAGTCGCGGGTTGTCACGATGCCGCTCAAGTCCGTATCAGCATTAACGTAACCTTCCGCATGCTGCCAGAGCTGTAGCAGCTGAAGGTCCTCTGCATCTACTCGCCCGTCGCCATTGACGTCCCCACTAATCATTGCCCAGACTGTGCGCCCGTTGTACCGCAGCGCCCGCAACGCCCCAGCCCCGCCCAAGATGCGCGATGGGTCCTCAGTCATTGCCAGTACTTGCTGCTGCGTCTCCGGTGCAATCTCCACTGGCTCCGCCGTAATGATGGCGAGATGGTTGCGGTGGTGGATCGCTACGTAGTACGCTCCGCTCTCTATCCCAGGGAGCGTGATGGGGCTCTTGCCGTCCAG
This Candidatus Kapaibacterium sp. DNA region includes the following protein-coding sequences:
- the nusA gene encoding transcription termination factor NusA; the encoded protein is MPRRRKQHTPDKQQIIAAFTEMARQKRVDRDILQGILEEVLRYMVQKKYGPNAQAEIIVNMDKGDIEIYVVRTVVETVEDPSTEIALEELEARGEEGYEVGDEYVEEIRLEDLPVVFGRRIVAWGMQRLAQRIREVERENIYTEYSSRVGEIIIGEIYQVRRGDVLVLHDKVEMRLPREEQIPGERYRKGATLRALIKEVRPTGGPGGMPDIILSRADDRFFKQLFELEIPEVYDGVVEIKAVAREPGERAKVAVISHDDRVDPVGACVGMKGIRIHAIVRELNNENIDVIEYSPDPATFIARALQPARVLSVEVHPETRSATVVVPNDQVALAVGRNGHNVRLASKLTGYAITLVKETPEDIELFEFREELGRELYERLIEAGIDTAREFLEADPEKLLRIPGMTKDLLLELRQLMLEEFDEQEDPAIRERILALELSTTLETVDSSPTLESASTTPTASEAASLAPQRRSILEVEDVREVFAEEQSRDYGGGRDEEGEDEEERYRLSDELPYSDSEDEHTA
- the infB gene encoding translation initiation factor IF-2 — translated: MTELHDIQAPVKLFRIAKLLEVSKDTIVEFLHSRGYQIANKPTAELDEQMLQLVLDKFRKDLANAEKRREKTEKVLRPTERQPVKRSRTEVPAAETVEAAIPEEPILLEAVTEEEQSPLSPAKAIPTPEGPSPFSLPEVLATEPEPSTEVPSVVPEVAPSQEQIGIAEAIASEAPTEEPAQTPVAEQPIPEISTDLPLTQPSERRREVISVTPEGTISSSPTTTGGLRIIGRISLPTEDRTLRRARSKGRATSAPTRSQVGESPHRPTRQPTQPERREEQRPRPGAPGSPKKAERTAPSIPLLPSLPGPLSPQAPPKPKSTQRRKLTLGEETVPKRRRRRILEEISQEELEEVIRQTLIGAEETGLQLRARVRQKRRAEREEKRREEEVRQSRILYTTEFLTTAELAQLLGVQASEIISKCMQLGLMVTINQRLDRDTITLIAADYGYEVHFQDVEEAGELVDEPDPPESLRPRPPIVTVMGHVDHGKTTLLDYIRQTNVVAGEAGGITQHIGAYQVTLPDGRLITFLDTPGHEAFTAMRARGAQVTDIVVLVVAADDAVMPQTVEAINHARAANVPIIVAINKIDKPEANPDRIRQQLAEHDILVEEWGGRYQSVEISALTGKNVNVLLEKILLEAELLDLRANPDRPARGTIIEAHLDKGKGPVATVIVQNGTLRIGDVFVAGLQYGRVRALYDERGNRCESAPPSTPIQVAGFDGLPEVGDKLVVVDDERLARQIALRRQQLKRQQSMQRARSITLGDLSQRISEGHIRELRLVLKADVMGSVEALTNALLRLSTDEVRVNLLHAGVGAITEADVMLAAASEAVVIGFQVQPTAAARKVAEAEGVEIRTYRIIYECLDDVKRALEGLLSPEVKEEILGHAEVRQVFHISRIGTVAGCYVTDGVIQRNARARILREGLPIHTGTIESLKRFKEDVREVAAGYECGLMVSGFEDFREGDIIETFRLVEQKRSLSV
- the rbfA gene encoding 30S ribosome-binding factor RbfA; translation: MSIRAERVGSLLQEVLSEPLRKLAGEISPKLLLTVARVQMSGDLRYATVYVSIYGAPIPPEQVLHRLQQEQRKLRGYIAQHTHLRYIPELRFRHDTSAAHAERITELLNRLRQQESAREEENRNDGDVQN
- the truB gene encoding tRNA pseudouridine(55) synthase TruB, with the protein product MSRIEGLPFLRRSTLDQLPEWLSVACSVGAFILLDKPRYWSSFDTVRFLRRLLGLRRIGHAGTLDPLATGLLILGIGRATRLLPTFQRMPKTYVTRMKLGAITATDDAEAPEQPICSELTVTEAEFRQLLERFRGTIEQVPPQYSAVHHGGKRLYELARAGISVSPLPRTVHIAELELTRWEPPFAELFTVCSTGTYVRALVRDLGAAAGCGAYVVELRRLAIGPYHVDDAVSPDELSQAIAQQHARLHPLV
- a CDS encoding bifunctional riboflavin kinase/FAD synthetase, translating into MRVYTHWSDVPKHSQGRLATVGTFDGVHRGHQALLEYLCRRAQELALTACVVTFEPHPQMVLGRRPPIGILTPLPAKLEHFRQIGIAEVVVAPFTTELARTSAEEFVHHYLLGILGIRGIVVGHDHMFGHERRGNLELLQQLGQALGFIVEHFPPFIVDGITVSSSTIRRALQQGDVETAAKLLGYPYTVCGTVVRGDGRGRRLGFPTANLQVEAPEQLLPAHGVYIATTQIAGRPYAGLVSYGVRPTFGNDLPPQLELYVLDFSGSLYNQRLCVSFWARVRAELPFPTPEALQEQMERDEAYCRTWIAEHRLLEQSPTVVSQPIHGDQGTES
- the rpsO gene encoding 30S ribosomal protein S15; its protein translation is MVTKERKAELIQQFGGSPTNTGAVEVQVALLTERIRNLTEHLEKHKKDHHSRRGLILMVSKRRRLLRYLARTDWERYQRLLQALELRK
- a CDS encoding polyribonucleotide nucleotidyltransferase translates to MEVELPRNLAEAIAEDTDDIQVTTAEDGSVRVSTTINGRPYEIETGLYASQADAAVMVRHGDTMVLVTVCSADQPLSAVDFLPLTVDYREKSSAAGKIPGSFHRREGRPTDKEILSARLIDRSCRPLFPKQWRYETQIMATVFSYDREIDGDTLGATGASAALLLSSIPFAGPISQVRIGRVDGEFIVNPTLSQLEASDMDIVVAGTDSSIVMVEGSAKEISEADFIAALEAAQEPIRRLNALQRRLATLRGQPKRELPPELIPEELRSFIAGLVESEIQSFIRQTTTKEQRSAWRKELRERILTAVAEVAAADHPEWQSLPLEPLVNAVLTELERHEVRQMILTEGRRLDGRTPNQIRPILCRAGVLPRTHGSAFFMRGETQSLASVTLGTKGDELIIDGLLPTYTRRFMFHYNFPPYSTGEIRRPGPPSRREVGHGNLAERALEPLLPSEEQFPYTIRVVSDILSSNGSSSMASVCAGSLALFDAGVPMKRAAAGIAMGLIVEGDRVAILSDILGDEDHLGDMDFKVAGTAVGITSCQMDIKIEGLSLELMVRALEQARQARLEILEIMNRELPQPRPQLSPYAPRLMMLTIPVETIGLVIGPGGETIRRIVQETGAEINIEQDGRVIIAAPSEEALQKAAAYIQGLTQQPEVGQVYSGIVREIREGLGAIVEFLPRRLGLLHISQIDYRPFNTISEVLKVGDVIDVKLIEIQPDGKFRLSRKALLPPQQHHGRGRPEQPRRSNGGERRHGGSPPHGRPRF
- a CDS encoding response regulator, whose protein sequence is MGQPPLACVVEDSPPTRKLIEVLLTKAGFLVVAFGRIGEALQWLAQHRPVVVLSDLILPDGHGVEIVKAVRSLPNGWDIPVIAVTGLTQESDRQRYLQQGFDAYIVKPLSTTTFAYEVQQIVEQRLQSVA